In one window of Stigmatopora argus isolate UIUO_Sarg chromosome 19, RoL_Sarg_1.0, whole genome shotgun sequence DNA:
- the thbs1b gene encoding thrombospondin-1 — protein sequence MKLTGIFLLLMLWTCEGARIAESGEDNSVYDLFDLIQVPKKSHGVNQVKGDDPYSPAYKILNPDLIPPVPERALRDLIDSIHAERGFLLLLNFKQAKRTRGGLLTVEKKDGSGPVFEIISNGKANTLDIVFSTEKKQHLVSIEDAELATGSWKNITLFVQEDRAQLYAGCEEVNNAELDAPIQSILTQEMPGNAQLRIGKGAVKDRFMGVLQNVRFVFGTSLDAILRNKGCQKSPDSTIMENLNGSSAIRTEYTGHKTKDLQMVCGFSCEDLVSMFKELRGLGVVVKELSIELRKLTNENKLIKTRIGIHGGVCIHNGIVHKNRDEWTVDDCTECTCQNSATVCRKISCPLIPCANATVPDGECCPRCGTPSDYAEDGWSPWSEWTHCSVSCGRGIQQRGRSCDRINNNCEGTSVQTRDCYLQECDKRFKQDGSWSHWSPWSSCSVTCGAGVITRIRLCNSPTPQLGGKDCVGEGRQTEKCQKSPCPINGNWGPWSPWDTCTVTCGGGVHTRKRMCNDPAPKYNGKECVGEGKETEMCNNKTCPIDGCQSNPCFAGAKCTSFPDGSWKCGKCPVGYTGNGIKCKDLDECKEVPDACFEFNGVHRCENTNPGYNCLPCPPRYSGPQPFGKGVEQAAATKQVCSPRNPCLDGSHNCNKHARCNYLGHFSEPLFRCECKPGYAGNGHICGEDTDLDGWPNADLVCVENATYHCKKDNCPNLPNSGQEDYDQDGIGDACDIDDDNDGIPDDRDNCPFIFNPRQYDYDRDDVGDRCDNCPYNSNPDQTDTDNNGEGDACAVDIDGDGILNEKDNCAYVYNVDQKDSDLDGVGDMCDNCPLEHNPDQVDSDDDRVGDKCDSNQDIDEDGHQNNLDNCPYIPNANQADHDKDGKGDACDHDDDNDGIPDDKDNCRLAHNPDQIDSDGDGRGDACKDDFDQDNVPDIYDVCPENFDISETDFRKFQMVPLDPKGTSQIDPNWVVRHQGKELVQTVNCDPGIAVGYHEFNSVDFSGTFFINTERDDDYAGFVFGYQSSSRFYVVMWKQITQTYWSNKPTKAQGYSGLSIKVVNSTTGPGEHLRNALWHTGNTAGQVRTLWHDPKNVGWKDYTAYRWHLIHRPRTGLIRVVMYEGKKIMADSGSIYDKTYAGGRLGLFVFSQEMVYFSDLKYECRDV from the exons TGATCGACTCCATCCATGCAGAGAGGGGCTTCCTCTTGCTGCTCAACTTCAAGCAAGCCAAGCGCACCCGGGGTGGTCTTCTGACCGTGGAGAAAAAGGACGGTTCCGGCCCAGTGTTCGAGATCATCTCCAACGGAAAAGCCAACACTCTGGACATTGTTTTCTCCACCGAGAAGAAGCAGCACTTGGTCTCCATTGAAGATGCGGAACTGGCCACGGGATCTTGGAAGAATATCACGCTGTTCGTGCAGGAGGACCGGGCCCAGTTGTATGCTGGATGCGAGGAAGTCAACAACGCCGAGTTGGACGCACCGATCCAGAGCATCCTGACCCAGGAGATGCCGGGCAACGCGCAACTCCGAATCGGCAAAGGAGCCGTCAAGGACAGGTTCATG GGGGTCCTTCAGAACGTGCGCTTTGTTTTTGGGACAAGTTTGGATGCCATCCTTCGCAACAAGGGCTGTCAGAAAT CACCAGATTCAACAATCATGGAGAATCTTAATGGTTCCTCAGCCATCAGGACAGAGTACACGGGTCATAAAACTAAAG ATCTACAGATGGTCTGTGGCTTCTCCTGCGAGGACCTTGTCAGCATGTTCAAGGAGCTCAGGGGTCTCGGTGTGGTGGTCAAGGAACTGTCCATTGAGCTCCGAAAGCTG ACAAACGAAAATAAGCTGATTAAGACTCGTATCGGGATCCACGGTGGCGTTTGCATCCACAATGGCATTGTACACAAGAACCGAGACGAGTGGACCGTTGATGACTGCACCGAGTGTACTTGTCAG AACTCTGCAACAGTGTGTCGCAAGATCTCCTGTCCTCTGATTCCCTGCGCCAATGCAACTGTACCAGACGGAGAGTGTTGCCCACGCTGTGGAACAC CGAGCGACTATGCAGAGGACGGCTGGTCGCCGTGGTCTGAATGGACCCATTGTTCCGTGTCATGTGGGCGTGGCATCCAGCAGCGTGGACGCTCTTGCGACCGCATCAATAACAACTGCGAGGGCACCTCTGTGCAGACCCGTGACTGTTATCTCCAGGAGTGCGACAAGCGCT TCAAGCAGGATGGCAGCTGGAGCCATTGGTCACCCTGGTCTTCATGTTCGGTTACCTGCGGAGCCGGTGTCATCACCCGAATCCGTCTTTGCAATTCCCCAACCCCCCAACTTGGAGGCAAAGACTGCGTGGGAGAGGGTCGGCAAacggaaaaatgtcaaaagtctCCATGCCCCA TCAATGGAAACTGGGGACCCTGGTCACCGTGGGATACATGCACTGTTACATGTGGAGGCGGTGTTCACACTCGTAAACGTATGTGCAATGATCCTGCACCAAAATATAATGGTAAAGAGTGTGTTGGTGAAGGCAAAGAAACAGAGATgtgcaacaacaaaacatgtcCTATTG ATGGCTGCCAATCAAACCCCTGTTTCGCCGGAGCAAAGTGTACTAGTTTTCCCGATGGCTCCTGGAAGTGTGGAAAATGCCCTGTTGGTTACACTGGCAATGGTATTAAGTGCAAAGATCTGGATGAG TGCAAAGAGGTCCCAGATGCTTGCTTTGAGTTTAATGGTGTACATCGCTGTGAGAACACAAATCCTGGCTACAACTGTCTTCCTTGCCCACCTCGTTATTCAGGACCTCAACCGTTTGGTAAAGGTGTCGAGCAGGCTGCTGCTACTAAACAG gtgtGCTCCCCCCGAAATCCTTGCCTGGACGGAAGCCATAACTGTAATAAGCACGCACGTTGCAACTACCTTGGACATTTCTCGGAACCCTTGTTCCGATGCGAGTGTAAACCAGGATATGCTGGTAATGGACACATCTGTGGAGAGGACACTGATCTGGATGGTTGGCCCAATGCTGACTTGGTTTGTGTAGAGAATGCCACCTACCACTGCAAAAAG GACAACTGCCCTAACCTCCCTAACTCTGGGCAAGAAGATTATGATCAGGACGGCATTGGAGATGCTTGTGACATTGATGATGACAATGATGGAATCCCTGATGACAGA GACAACTGTCCATTTATCTTCAACCCCAGGCAGTACGACTATGATCGCGATGACGTGGGCGATCGCTGTGACAACTGTCCTTATAATAGCAACCCCGACCAAACAGACACAGACAACAATGGAGAGGGAGATGCCTGCGCTGTGGACATAGACGGAGACG GAATACTAAATGAGAAGGATAACTGCGCCTATGTGTACAATGTGGACCAGAAAGACAGCGATTTGGATGGGGTGGGAGACATGTGTGATAACTGCCCTCTGGAACATAATCCAGATCAG GTGGATTCAGATGATGACCGTGTGGGGGACAAGTGTGACAGCAATCAGGATATTGATGAGGATGGACACCAGAACAACTTGGACAACTGCCCGTACATCCCTAATGCTAATCAGGCTGATCACGACAAGGACGGCAAAGGAGATGCATGTGACCACGATGATGACAATGACGGGATCCCAGATGACAAAGACAATTGCAGACTCGCACATAATCCGGACCAAATTGACTCTGATG gtgatGGTCGTGGAGATGCATGCAAAGATGACTTTGACCAAGACAATGTACCTGACATTTATGATGTGTGTCCTGAGAACTTTGACATTAGCGAGACGGACTTCCGAAAATTCCAAATGGTTCCTCTAGACCCGAAAGGAACTTCGCAGATTGATCCAAATTGGGTAGTCCGTCACCAGGGTAAAGAACTCGTTCAAACTGTCAACTGTGACCCCGGTATTGCTGTTG GATACCATGAGTTTAATTCCGTTGACTTTAGTGGGACCTTCTTCATCAACACCGAGAGGGATGATGACTATGCCGGCTTTGTGTTTGGATATCAGTCAAGTTCCAGGTTTTATGTGGTGATGTGGAAGCAGATCACTCAGACTTACTGGTCTAACAAACCCACAAAAGCCCAAGGCTACTCTGGTTTGTCAATCAAAGTGGTAAATTCCACAACTGGCCCGGGAGAACACCTCAGGAATGCATTGTGGCATACCGGGAATACTGCAGGACAG GTCCGCACTCTTTGGCATGACCCCAAGAATGTCGGATGGAAAGATTACACTGCATACAGATGGCATCTGATCCACAGACCAAGAACAGGCCTTATCAG AGTTGTGATGTACGAAGGAAAGAAGATCATGGCAGATTCTGGTAGCATCTATGACAAAACATATGCAGGAGGCAGGCTAGGACTTTTTGTCTTCTCCCAGGAAATGGTTTACTTCTCAGACCTCAAGTATGAGTGCAGAG atgTATAA